CAACCCaaagactctttatttagtttcacgACTCTCTTAGAGTGCTCATTGAAAgaccttaaagccaaaaatctattatgaccatttaagataaaataatcgaaaaaataagatcttcgtaccggttcaaacggattaaaaatcagaaaacttaattttttaactatattttttaagatataaatggtttaaaaaaataagtattcaaatttcaatccatttgaaccggtacgaaaatcttatttttttgatcattttatcttaaatggtcataatggatttttggctttaagacctttcaatgagcacctgaagactccttatttagttttaggacTATcctagggtgctcattgaaagactttaaagccaaaaaaatccattatgaccatttaagataaaatgattagaaaaataagatcttcgcaccgattcaaacggattgaaaattgaaacacttaattttttaactatattttttaacataGTTTcaaggctctcttagggtgctcgttgaaaagccttagagccaaaaattcattatgaccatctaggataaaatgataaaaaaataagatcttcacaccgattcaaccggattgaaaattggagcacttatttttaaaaaaacattttttaatataaaatttttagaatagacattttttaatattaaaatttgaatttatatacttattttaatacataatcaaatttaacactgCACATGGACAAAATAGTTATTAGATAGTTTTTCCCATCATCCACCCCTTCTTATCCCCCCATTCTATAAACCAtccaaaaaaaagtcaaattttattCCTCTATTTAATACTCCATCCAATTCACATACTATTTTTTCCCTCATTCAATGTTATTAATCCcgtaccgtaccggccggtacataCCGGATTTCAGAGAAATCGGTACCCTAACTCCTTAATACCGTTTCGGACCAAATACCGGTCAATACCGGCCGATACCGGTCATCTCGGaaaataccggccggtaccggcgTATCGGAAATTCCGGCCAAGATTTtgcatcgttttttttttttttttttctccagtCATGTTAtcatttttggtcaaaaaaagaaaaaaaaaacgttttagATTTTATTTAGGTTAtcttaacccccaaaaaaataaaaaaatgtttttcagaattttagcaaaacatgggcTTAACCATATTACGTGCGCGAAGCTCAAATCcgggatttgcaccccccctgcacgcgaataacccgtgacgcgcacccggttaattggttttcgaatcagtttttccaaattgtcttcggccacggcacatttttccgagcgcgcgagacctcttattgggttctcattcacaaattcactagtgtgcaaagtcatttaaagtggaaaagagttttgtaactaagcaacgTGGAActagagatattttatgatgaattgtatgatatggaggatttttttgaattataattatatataattattatatatattatagttgcggtaaatccaaaacggtacccggtacctgaccaataccggtacgtaccgtatcAGTAAAAAAACCGGTActctgtccgaaacggtattcagaactatgccCTCATTCGTaaaccatcaaaattaatacactctactatcttatcccccttcatattttttacctCCAATTTTTTACTTGCATCCAAGCAGGCCCTAAAAGTGCTAGATGGTTTAACAATGCTCAAAGTAGTTGATATATGTTAAGAGATCCGTGTTTAGCACTTTTAGTAAAAATTGGAAACTGCCCTCAAGTTACAAAATTGTTGGATGTATTATTTGCTTCATTAAGTCCAACTCGGCATACTTCTTTAATCTTTTCTGGAGGAGTAAAAGAAATTGGTACCAACTCCATAAGCAAATTAATAGTTCTTTGTAACTAGTTTAAATGTATAATTGGAGGAGTGGCGTAAATACGCGCGGGTAATTCTCTCTCATGCCACTAAGAAGATGATCACATACCACACAttaatgaatcgatttagtatttgagccactagctagtAAGTACCGTAAGTACAGACAATTTCAATCGGAGTGCGTAGTGTCGTAGGTACAGACAAACactatacaaaataaaaatagtacGTCGATGCAAGTTTACAATTAACAAACAATGAATCAATCTTGTACGTATCTGAAACTCAACCTCGAGGTACCTTATCCGttagcgctctctctctctagaaaaggAAGTTCCAAAGCAGATCTGGTTTGGGGGAGGGGGGCCGCCGCCTCCCCATCCGCCCCCCTCCCCCTCGCCCCTTCTCTCCCTTTCCCCTCCTCCTCTTTCCTCTCCGTCGGTGTATCTTCTCTTCCGTTTGGGAGCATGTATTGCAGTACTCGTGGTGACCTCGTCTCAGGTGTTCCGACCTCCGGCCGGTGACCTGTGGGCTGGATTTGTCACGGCTTCACCTTGTCTTCCCAGAATCTAGAGTTTAGTGGCCGTCGGAGGAGGTAATAATGGCGGTTTGGGGTTAGGCTCTgatggggttagggttttttttttttttttctgtttttttggcCATTTGGCTCGAGTTCTACAGGCTGGGTCTCCCCCAGTCTGGTTTGTACCGGTCTAGTTCTCTAGATCTGGTGGGTTTTGGGTGGTGGGCGAAtaattttagttagggtttAGTGGGTGTTCGAAGTGAGGTCTGCAGTGGTCGAAGGCAGTGTCGGTGGCGCTTCTTGGGGGTTTCCGGCAGTGGTAGCAGTGCCGCTGTTGTTGGGATTTTCCGGTAGCAGCTCTGGCCTGTTTTGTTTGCCGGTGTTGTTTCCTTGTTCTGGGCCGTCAACGACAGTTTTAGGCGTGAAGCAGTGTTTGGTCTCCGGCACGGGATTAGATTTCTTTTTTCGCTTGTGAtctgtttgttgtttgattACATCCGTTTTTTATTGTCTACTGGTTTGTActgggattttgtttgatttctctctgcCTAGTCCCGAATGGGATTCTCATATCGGCACCTAGTGCTGATTTGCTTTTACAGGGTGTCCTGTAATCCCGGATTAGGTAGTTTGGTGTACTCCTGTATTTTGCGATATAATCTTTGCCTTCGGGCTTGAAATGAATTgactgattcaaaaaaaaaaaaaatcaatcttgtACGTACAAATTGATATCAGAACAGCCGTCGGTGGTGTTTCCCCTTATGAGTACGATTGGTTTGGACTTGTGCGCACAGGACGCTTAATTCGTGACTGGAATGGAAATTGGATGTATAGCGGGTTTTTCTTGTGTCTTTGGGGATTTCCCGCTAGCTCTCGCATCAGAAGTTTGGGCTCTTTATCAATGGCCTAAAGCTCCTTGAATCGAAAAGGCTCCCTTCGGCGACCATAGAAACTGATGCAGCAAATGAAATTAACATCATCAACGATATGGATGGTTCTCATTACCTCTGCACTTCTTGATTCTCAATTGCAGGTCCCTGATTCGGGAGTTGATTGCCACCCGCCGGTTAGCCATGTTACGCGACAAGGAAACAAGTGCGCGCGCTCCCTCGCTTGCGAAGGATGATGAAGTGCATTGTTGTTCTTTAGTTTATCAGTCTATTTCCAATTGTATTAAGCTACATCTGTTGGCAGACGCATGAGGGGTGATTTTCATCCCCGAACTTTGTACCCGTAATTTTAGTTTATTTAATCTTcccacttttaaaaaaaaataaagctagTGATAAAAAACACTCACTGCAGTGACTGTGTGTACAAGTGcttgttatttttgtgtttctccTGCTTTTCTTTTCGGCTAAATTTCACTtatcattcttcttctttttttattgtctgATTCATctttaatttaataattaatcTTATTGATTCCTTAAACTTTCTAAGTTGATATCCACTTAGTTTAATTGCATTTCCTACTATTTATCCGGCGAAAGccactattttttctttttaaaaaatcaagaaaCCGTTGTCCAATTGTAAACAATTAGTATTGATCTGTAACAAAATATGGGGCAATGTTCTTTtggttgttttattttttaaattaaaaccATTCTGtattacaaaaaatgaaaaaaaaggaatttttttccctaacATCCTATTCAATATACATTTTATACCTCAAAGTTCGACAAATTTTTTCCATTAACCACCATAAGGAATAACCATAAGGAGCCTTAATGTCGACCCTAATAACGAAACATTCATTGTCGTACAATAAATAGAATGCGAAATCTAAAATTAGACTATGTGGATATtgatttgtttgtcttttttgaatttttctttgattcctgccttttttttttttgacaatcttATACTTTTCTAGTTTCTCTCCTCGATACGAATgattaacccaaaaaattatgagcAAAAGCTCataaaaaagttacaaaaactaaaaaaataaatacccGAAATAATCTTAAATCGAGCCTTGATAGGTATAATCGATAAATTAAAGACAAAAGGAGAATGCTATCGTCAACTCATAAGGCTGACGATAGTGTCATTCATGCGCCCATTAATGAGAGTCTACCAtcctatttttttgaataaagtggGCCCCCCAACCAGCTTTTGCATTTCTGTCAAACATCAAGCTCAAGTCTGAGCTGATATAAAGCATCTATTCAATTGGACAAAACTAACCCTTTCTCCTTTTGTAATAACGAAAAGAAACTAACCTATCCAATACTTTTTCTTCagaagttcaaaaacaaaaagtctttttttttttcttctttaacgAACGAACAGGTCTGGCTCATTTACACCCCATAACTCTTAGGCTTTAAATCCCTTGTACAGTACACTTGTTAACGATTTTTTTTAAGGGTAGTAATattgtcaaaattatttttgttagtgtcaaAACTCTCGCGCATAAAAATTTTGTACACTGCACATGATACATACTTTTTGTGCACTAGAATTTttacaccaacaaaaataattttgacattatcatttcccatTTTTAATAGTACACTTattaacttttttaaaaatagctACTTGGGTGAGTTCTCctaatttttaagaaaattagttgatttgtccttatttaaattttcttcgcatttgttagttttgcgccaaatttttgtggattctTGATTCactcgatgagagaaatcagaagaggaaaaaaaattatttcggctaaaaaatgattattttctaaaatatttggataaaagtaaaaaaaaatttatttcttcgATTCCACTCGTCAAGATagatcaataattcacaaaaatttagcgcaaaactaacaaatacgaaaaaatttcaaataaggaaaaaactagcttattttcttaaaagtttaggagaactcagtcaacttatttcacttttttttttttgctaaaaagttattattcttcaaaatacttggataaaagtaaaatctttttattcttccgattcctcttgtcgagacgaatcaacaTTTCACAAAAGTTTTGCGCAAAACTCATAAGTacgaaaaattcaaataaagacaaaattgagCGGAGAATTGATCAAGCACTTAACGATGTCTatctaaactgattttttacaagttttcttagaaaaaatattttaaacaaaattgagCGACTTCAATTATTTATACGAAACTTCAGAATAATTTCCACACAATGATTTTGTATATTTGGTATGAGCACCGCTATGTGTACATATGCAATGTGTATACTATGtagatatgaattttgtggggtccatctcagatcccacaaaaattatttgaatcgcctattatttttaaaatattttttttggaaggacccataaaaaaattgtctctCTTAGCGTCAGTCCATTGGGTTTAGAATAGAAggacccataaaaaaaaatcaaaaagtagcagtgaatatttaaaaaaaaaatgtagccTGGAACATGCAAGAGCAAAAAGTAGAGGTGAACAACTTGGAGGTCCGTACAGGATAAAGTTGGAGGGCTATTTTGGTCATTTACTTTCTTTCTTAGTTGAAGTTCTCAGCTTTACCCTGCAAAAAATACTGTCCATTTACCATGGAACTCGCGCCCATAGTCAGCCTCTTGGGCGGAGCATAGAAGGACCCAAGACAAAAATAGAGATAAGTTGGATAGTTGAAAGGGTAAAGGTGACattttacctttttcttttcttaccaAACTTTGATACGATAAGATAATCTTTCCGTCCCTTTGTCTTCGACATCTGTCGGAGAGATACGAAGGCACAACAATGGAGGGTGTAATCATGCGCAGCAACTCCAGTTCTCCATTGGCAACGACACCTTTCAAGCGAGAAACCCATCCTGAATCTCCATCTAAACCCCCCAAGATTTCAGTCAGCAAGACCCATGAACCATTACCCATAAAACTGAACCCAAGAAGAATCACAGAAGCACGCTTGAACCACCTCTGCGGAGCCGGGCGCCTCAGGGAAGCAATCGAAGCTCTCGACTCCATTTCCCGACGTGGGTCCAAGGTAAGACCCGACACCTTCAACCGCTTGATTAAGTCTTGCGTTCAAGCTCGTTCAATCCTCTTAGGCCGTAAGCTGCATAACCATATTGGTTTGGTGAGTGATTTAGACTCGTTTACGGAGATCAAGTTGCTCGGGATGTATGCTAAGTGTGGGTCGTTAGAAGATGCGCGTAAGGTGTTTGATGAGATGCGGGAGAGGAACATGTACGCGTGGTCGGCCATGATCGGCGCGTGTTCGAGAGAGCACAGGTGGAGGGATGTGGTGGAGCTTTTTTATGGGATGGTGGTGGGAGACGGGATTGTGCcggatttttttcttttcattaagattttGCAGGCTTGTGGGAAATGTGGGGATGTAGGGACTGGGAGGTTAATACATTCGATAGCAGTACGGTCTGGTATGAGCGCTGAAACCCGTCTTGCGAATTCGATTTTGGCAGTTTACGCAAAATGTGGGAGGTTGAGTTGGGCCAAGAggttttttgggaaaatggaGGTGAAGAACAAGGTTTCTTGGAATGCAATTATAACTGGGTATTGTCTGAAGGGTGAGATCGGAGAGGCACGGCGACTTTTTAACTTGATGAGGGAAGAAGGGATTGAACCCAATTTGGTAACTTGGAACATATTGATGACAAGTTATAACCAGTCGGGGAACTTTGAGCTTGCGATGGAAGTGATGGAGGAAATGAAGAGTTTTGGAATCACCCCTGATGTCGTCACTTGGACTACGATGATTTCAGGGCTTGCACAAAATAACAGGAAAAGCCGGGCATTGGAAGTGTTTGGGGAGATGCTTTTGGCCGGGGTTGAACCGAATGAGATTACCGTTACATCTGCGAtctccgcatgtgcatcactCAAAGCTCTATCGATTGGAGAGAAACTCCACTCTTTTGCTGTTAAGATAGGATGTACTGAAGATGTACTAGTCGGGAATTCACTCATTGACATGTATTCCAAGTGTGGGAAGCTTGATACTGCTCGGCGGGCTTTTGATTTGATTGCAAGGAAAGATGTCTACAGTTGGAACTCAATGATTGGAGGCTATTGCCAATCTGGATACTTGGGGAAAGCCCATGATCTATTCATAAACATGCAGGTATCGGATATACCACCTAATGTAGTCACATGGAACACAATGATAACAGGCTATATGCGAAATGGAGATGAGGATCAAGGCATGGACCTTTTCCAGAGGATGGTGAAGGATGGGAACATTAAACGAGATACTGCTTCATGGAACTCTGTTATTTCCGGCTACTTGCAAAATGGGAACAAAGATAAGGCATTGGGGATATTTCGACAAATGCAGTCACTCTTTGTTAGACCAAATGCAGTTTCAATTTTGAGCCTCTTACCTGCCTGTGCAAATTTAGTTGCTGtgaagaaagtgagagagatCCATGGTTGTGTATTGCGCAGAAATTTACAACCTGAGTTGTTTGTTGCAAATGCACTTATAGATTCTTATGCCAAGTCTGGGACTATATTGTATTCAAGAAACATATTTGATGGCATGTCAAGAAAAGATGTCAAAACCTGGAATAGAATGATCGCTGGTTATGTTTTGCATGGTCGTTCATATGTTGCACTTGACCTATTTGACCAGATGAAAAAGGTGGGGCTTAAACCAAATCAAGAAACCTTAGTGTCTATCATCTCCGCATGCGGTCTTGCTGGAATGGTTGATGA
This DNA window, taken from Rhododendron vialii isolate Sample 1 chromosome 8a, ASM3025357v1, encodes the following:
- the LOC131336053 gene encoding pentatricopeptide repeat-containing protein At1g19720, giving the protein MEGVIMRSNSSSPLATTPFKRETHPESPSKPPKISVSKTHEPLPIKLNPRRITEARLNHLCGAGRLREAIEALDSISRRGSKVRPDTFNRLIKSCVQARSILLGRKLHNHIGLVSDLDSFTEIKLLGMYAKCGSLEDARKVFDEMRERNMYAWSAMIGACSREHRWRDVVELFYGMVVGDGIVPDFFLFIKILQACGKCGDVGTGRLIHSIAVRSGMSAETRLANSILAVYAKCGRLSWAKRFFGKMEVKNKVSWNAIITGYCLKGEIGEARRLFNLMREEGIEPNLVTWNILMTSYNQSGNFELAMEVMEEMKSFGITPDVVTWTTMISGLAQNNRKSRALEVFGEMLLAGVEPNEITVTSAISACASLKALSIGEKLHSFAVKIGCTEDVLVGNSLIDMYSKCGKLDTARRAFDLIARKDVYSWNSMIGGYCQSGYLGKAHDLFINMQVSDIPPNVVTWNTMITGYMRNGDEDQGMDLFQRMVKDGNIKRDTASWNSVISGYLQNGNKDKALGIFRQMQSLFVRPNAVSILSLLPACANLVAVKKVREIHGCVLRRNLQPELFVANALIDSYAKSGTILYSRNIFDGMSRKDVKTWNRMIAGYVLHGRSYVALDLFDQMKKVGLKPNQETLVSIISACGLAGMVDEGKRVFSSMTENDDISPCLDHCLAMVHLFGRSGRLEEAIDFVENMAVEPDFSVWSALLIAGRIHVNTRLVVYAGERLLELKPGDAFIQRFVLQTYALCGISADSLNMRKHVKGNETKESRGWSWIEVKNKVHTFVVGDHSKTNSDILYAWIRTMARKIRGCAPRDGLHIQEEEKEEIGAVHSEKLAIAFALVGTPQASRCIRIVNDLRICGDCHQTAKYISKTYGCEIYFSDTVCLHHFKSGQCSCRDYW